The following coding sequences are from one Tachysurus vachellii isolate PV-2020 chromosome 7, HZAU_Pvac_v1, whole genome shotgun sequence window:
- the garem gene encoding GRB2-associated and regulator of MAPK protein 1, with protein MELGSMLYNSLKDVTWSTTTLPLDRLVSAYKLPQIVKLDSGESVEGLRENDYLLIHSCRQWTTITAHSLEEGHYVIGPKIEIPVHYEGQFKLLEQDRDIKEPVQYFNSVEEVAKAFPERVYVMEEITFNVKVASGECNEDTEVYNITLNTGDELTLMGQAEILYAKTPREKSRLNTIFRRIGKLNSITRPGRGKMPCLICMNHRTNESVSLPFQCRGRFSTCSPLELQMQEGEHSIRAIVEKTRLPVNVTVPACPPRNPHDLHPIREGHRYKLVNVRTKTVVVCCALRPNAVLPVHFPLHITTAMPRLLVPEGLLHGEAWLESVVHRWFAYCQEQFDIDNYSRAVRDVRADWPEDTKSPKKGTSGTGCAFGTGNGDGTNGCPAHLPSSLSSARDELTQSFHRLSVCVYGNNLHGNSEVNLQGCVSLYGEFVPPEASDVDYPLPELLDSSSGPCKVDLPYEELWLDHTQTSSPVHEHNEAVRGNVSVSSCLPSLPYSSVVSTSAAFLSADISLPPPPVPPKSEAVKEECRLLNAPPIPPRSSKQTSLSSGSIPVPKPPTKPRQPDTRSPSPTLSYYSSGLHNIGGESESSKEMEEQNHACYPCNWIRTDGNKTNKPPPCHSPSTDTAHSRLSWPNDFCGPDFHKTEDFSSVHCRSYSSYPRKRTPGTPKTFSSGLFDFDSGGRSTAATKAQQPAQFCTKSTSYTLEMYKDKPIEECDTKQSRSCPILPPRTPKTSDSKKEKECASTNVAGVDTTRQSDRVNQGTAMSCPPSKGIQWQPPNNLSGLSIEEVSKSLRFIGMSEDVVGLFVREKIDGNLLLQLTEEILSEDFKLSKLQVKKLMQFIGGWRPKM; from the exons ATGGAGCTCGGCTCTATGCTGTACAACAGTTTAAAAGATGTAACATGGAGCACAACAACTCTGCCTCTGGACCGCCTGGTGAGCGCATACAAACTGCCCCAGATTGTAAAACTGGACAGCG GGGAATCAGTGGAAGGGCTAAGAGAAAACGACTACCTCTTGATTCATTCGTGTCGACAGTGGACGACGATCACCGCCCATAGCCTGGAGGAGGGCCATTATGTCATTGGGCCGAAAATCGAGATCCCGGTCCATTATGAGG GTCAATTCAAACTGCTGGAGCAGGACCGGGATATTAAGGAGCCGGTGCAGTATTTCAATAGTGTGGAGGAAGTGGCCAAAGCTTTTCCTGAACGGGTTTATGTCATGGAAGAAATAACTTTCAATGTTAAg GTGGCATCCGGAGAATGCAATGAGGATACAGAGGTGTAcaacatcacactgaacaccgGTGACGAGTTAACACTTATGGGCCAAGCAGAGATCCTGTATGCAAAAACGCCAAGAGAGAAATCACGACTCAACACCATCTTCAGACGCATTGGCAAGCTTAACTCGATAACTCGTCCAGGGCGGGGCAAGATGCCATGCCTGATCTGTATGAACCACCGCACTAACGAGAGTGTGAGTCTGCCATTCCAATGCCGTGGCCGCTTTAGCACATGCTCACCATTGGAGCTGCAGATGCAAGAAGGTGAGCACAGTATCCGTGCCATAGTGGAGAAGACACGGCTGCCCGTCAACGTGACTGTGCCCGCGTGTCCACCACGCAACCCGCATGACCTGCACCCAATCCGAGAGGGGCACCGCTACAAGCTTGTTAATGTGCGTACCAAGACTGTGGTGGTGTGCTGTGCACTCCGCCCAAACGCTGTGCTGCCTGTACACTTTCCCTTGCATATTACCACGGCGATGCCTCGCTTACTGGTACCGGAAGGCTTGCTGCATGGCGAGGCATGGCTTGAAAGCGTAGTTCATCGCTGGTTTGCGTACTGCCAGGAACAGTTTGATATTGACAATTACTCAAGAGCAGTGCGTGATGTGAGGGCCGACTGGCCCGAGGACACCAAGAGTCCCAAGAAAGGCACCAGTGGAACAGGATGTGCATTCGGGACTGGAAATGGAGATGGTACCAATGGCTGCCCTGCCCACCTGCCAAGCTCGCTTAGCTCAGCCCGAGATGAGCTCACACAGTCATTCCACCGACTATCCGTCTGTGTCTACGGGAACAATCTGCATGGCAACAGTGAGGTGAACCTGCAGGGCTGCGTTAGCCTATACGGGGAGTTTGTGCCTCCAGAAGCATCAGATGTGGATTATCCACTTCCAGAGCTACTAGACAGTTCATCTGGTCCTTGCAAAGTGGATCTGCCATACGAGGAACTGTGGCTggaccacacacagacaagcagtcCTGTACACGAGCATAACGAGGCTGTTCGAGGAAACGTTAGCGTCTCCAGCTGCCTGCCTAGCCTGCCATACTCCAGTGTGGTCTCTACAAGTGCTGCCTTCCTCAGTGCTGATATCAGTCTACCTCCACCCCCTGTGCCTCCAAAATCTGAAGCt GTGAAGGAGGAGTGTCGGTTGTTAAACGCTCCACCAATTCCGCCAAGGAGTTCCAAACAAACATCCCTGAGCTCCGGCAGCATCCCTGTGCCAAAACCACCCACAAAGCCACGGCAGCCAGACACTCGTTCCCCAAGCCCAACGCTGTCCTACTACTCTTCTGGTCTTCACAACAT AGGCGGAGAGAGTGAGTCCTCAAAAGAGATGGAGGAGCAGAACCATGCATGTTACCCATGCAACTGGATTCGAACAGATGGCAACAAAACCAACAAACCTCCCCCCTGCCACAGCCCCTCCACTGACACGGCGCACTCCCGTCTCTCCTGGCCAAATGACTTCTGTGGGCCTGATTTTCACAAAACCGAGGACTTCTCTTCAGTGCATTGCCGTAGTTACTCCAGCTACCCAAGGAAAAGGACCCCTGGCACCCCTAAGACTTTTTCCTCTGGCCTCTTTGACTTTGACAGTGGAGGGAGGAGCACCGCAGCCACGAAGGCTCAACAGCCTGCCCAGTTTTGTACTAAATCAACAAGTTATACCCTGGAAATGTACAAAGACAAACCTATTGAAGAATGTGACACTAAACAAAGCAGATCCTGCCCTATCTTGCCACCAAGAACCCCAAAAACAAGCgattcaaagaaagaaaaggaatgtGCATCCACAAATGTCGCAGGAGTTGACACTACACGTCAGTCGGACAGAGTGAACCAGGGAACTGCAATGTCCTGTCCTCCTTCTAAAGGGATACAATGGCAGCCACCAAACAACCTCTCAGGCCTTTCCATTGAAGAGGTGTCCAAGTCACTACGTTTCATTGGGATGTCGGAGGATGTGGTCGGGTTGTTTGTTCGAGAGAAAATTGATGGAAATTTGCTCTTGCAGCTAACAGAAGAGATTCTGTCAGAGGACTTTAAGTTAAGCAAACTACAAGTGAAAAAACTCATGCAATTTATTGGTGGCTGGAGGCCCAAAATGTAA